From one Nematostella vectensis chromosome 7, jaNemVect1.1, whole genome shotgun sequence genomic stretch:
- the LOC125568417 gene encoding rhodopsin, GQ-coupled-like, which produces MFVASLAVSDFGITALPFGTPSLWLGSWPFADIACQYMGYSVLCATAASVQTLAWTAVNRFYRVVKPSKYNSVFSKRRTAKYIVSVWMLASVSSVPYFAGGDKFIFQPAKFLCFFTLKRPLPNVVSLVGAICVPGAIVCYCYSRVFIAVRKHKASITRSRTSISAEDIKITKTLVAIVCAYVCCWFPVLVIDVTDLLSGKWGKAALVYYVYGILAISSSAASPAIYAIFNPVFRRGYLRLFNGFYSSNSVLDISINRKVTTTANHA; this is translated from the coding sequence ATGTTCGTCGCTTCCCTGGCCGTCTCCGACTTCGGGATCACCGCTTTGCCGTTCGGCACGCCGTCCTTGTGGCTTGGGAGTTGGCCATTTGCGGATATTGCCTGTCAGTACATGGGCTACTCAGTGCTTTGTGCCACTGCGGCATCCGTGCAAACTCTAGCGTGGACCGCCGTCAATAGATTCTACCGCGTAGTGAAACCTAGCAAGTACAACTCCGTTTTCAGTAAACGGCGCACTGCAAAATACATCGTCTCAGTATGGATGTTGGCTTCAGTGTCATCCGTGCCTTACTTTGCAGGTGGGGATAAGTTCATTTTCCAGCCCGCGAAATTCttatgctttttcacactgaAACGACCTCTCCCGAATGTCGTGTCTCTGGTTGGCGCCATTTGCGTGCCAGGAGCGATCGTTTGCTATTGCTATTCTCGAGTGTTTATTGCGGTGAGGAAACACAAGGCGAGTATTACCCGCTCAAGGACTTCCATCAGCGCGGAGGACatcaagattacaaagaccctCGTAGCTATAGTGTGTGCGTACGTCTGTTGCTGGTTCCCAGTGCTTGTTATCGATGTCACTGATCTGTTGAGCGGGAAATGGGGAAAGGCCGCCTTGGTATATTATGTGTACGGAATCCTAGCCATTTCAAGCAGCGCAGCTAGCCCGGCAATTTACGCTATTTTCAACCCGGTATTTCGTCGCGGATATCTGAGACTCTTTAATGGATTTTATTCATCGAACAGCGTCCTAGATATTAGTATAAACCGCAAGGTAACTACAACGGCGAACCACGCGTAA